The proteins below are encoded in one region of Ornithinimicrobium avium:
- the mltG gene encoding endolytic transglycosylase MltG: MSLPPDEDWDDEHRRSRFDDDVLGLRGVKEHDESLADDVLDPEPEVPMFRPRRRRRRNPLATVVALVLAAAVVVTASVYAFGWVGDLLPSFSTGSNDVQDYEGAGTGEVLVEVPQGAGGGQIAQILAEADVVASAGAFTAALQADPRSSSIQPGTYRMANQMSSSAALARLLDGNYREINGVTVREGLWVSETFEVLAEATGNEVSDYEDVDPATLDLPDAAEGELEGFLYPSTYEFAPDSTPQDQLRAMVELGRRTYAEIGVPDDELREIIIKASIVQGEGMFAEDLPKVARVVENRLVDTADTDGRLQMDSTIHFIFQERGKAGTTDEQRQVDDPYNTYVNPGLPPGPINSPGEAAIRAALNPEPGNWLYFVTVNPSTGETKFADTYEEHLKNQDEFLQWCSDNPDQC, encoded by the coding sequence CGAGCACCGTCGGTCGCGGTTCGACGACGACGTGCTCGGCCTGCGCGGCGTCAAGGAGCACGACGAGTCGCTGGCCGACGACGTGCTTGACCCGGAGCCCGAGGTGCCGATGTTCCGGCCGCGGCGCCGGCGCCGGCGCAACCCCCTCGCCACCGTCGTGGCGCTCGTCCTTGCCGCAGCGGTCGTGGTGACCGCCTCGGTCTACGCCTTCGGGTGGGTCGGTGACCTGCTGCCCTCCTTCTCGACCGGCAGCAACGACGTCCAGGACTACGAGGGTGCGGGGACCGGTGAGGTCCTGGTCGAGGTCCCCCAGGGCGCCGGTGGCGGCCAGATCGCGCAGATCCTCGCCGAGGCGGACGTCGTGGCCTCGGCCGGTGCCTTCACCGCCGCGCTCCAGGCGGACCCGCGGTCCAGCTCGATCCAGCCGGGGACCTACCGGATGGCCAACCAGATGAGCTCCTCGGCGGCGCTCGCGCGGCTGCTCGACGGCAACTACCGCGAGATCAACGGCGTCACGGTCCGCGAGGGGCTGTGGGTCTCCGAGACCTTCGAGGTGCTGGCCGAGGCGACCGGCAACGAGGTCTCCGACTACGAGGACGTCGACCCGGCCACGCTCGACCTTCCCGACGCCGCGGAGGGCGAGCTGGAGGGCTTCCTCTACCCGAGCACCTACGAGTTCGCACCGGACTCCACGCCGCAGGACCAGCTGCGGGCCATGGTCGAGCTGGGCAGGCGCACCTATGCCGAGATCGGGGTGCCCGACGACGAGCTGCGCGAGATCATCATCAAGGCGAGCATCGTCCAGGGCGAGGGCATGTTCGCCGAGGACCTGCCCAAGGTCGCCCGGGTGGTCGAGAACCGCCTGGTGGACACCGCGGACACCGATGGCCGGCTGCAGATGGACTCGACCATCCACTTCATCTTCCAGGAGCGTGGCAAGGCCGGCACGACCGACGAGCAGCGCCAGGTGGACGACCCTTACAACACCTACGTCAACCCCGGGCTGCCCCCGGGCCCGATCAACAGCCCCGGCGAGGCCGCCATCCGTGCGGCGCTGAACCCCGAGCCCGGGAACTGGCTCTACTTCGTCACCGTCAACCCCAGCACCGGCGAGACCAAGTTCGCCGACACCTACGAGGAGCACCTGAAGAACCAGGACGAGTTCCTCCAGTGGTGCTCGGACAACCCGGACCAGTGCTGA